A genomic segment from Salvia splendens isolate huo1 chromosome 13, SspV2, whole genome shotgun sequence encodes:
- the LOC121760337 gene encoding receptor-like protein Cf-9 homolog, which yields MEKLPHLRILVLRSNKFNGKMLVDSNSNTEQLFPKLQVLDVSNNAFVGSLPDRYISKFRGMVDAEKNQTDDESYMFLTLIELRLTLKGLDQSLKRLLNTFTTLDLSSNRFSGNIPPSIGNLNSLRYLNLSYNTLTGHIPSSLGRMSILESLDLSSNILDGDIPDELSRLTFLEKLNLSMNNLEGKIPQSTQLSTFGNESYVGNAGLCGFPLMKECDPTVGIPPPPPYVEVESDREIKWEYVFAAAGYVVSLGIFSWLILFSPSFRYIYSEKVDDVFEKIIECCQRRKKRERRRRALRNQARRQQRG from the coding sequence ATGGAAAAACTCCCTCACCTTCGCATCCTTGTCTTGAGGTCAAATAAGTTCAATGGTAAGATGTTGGTGGATTCAAATTCAAACACTGAGCAGTTGTTTCCAAAGTTGCAAGTCTTGGATGTATCAAACAATGCCTTTGTCGGTTCTCTACCTGATAGATACATAAGTAAATTTCGAGGTATGGTAGATGCAGAGAAAAACCAGACGGATGATGAATCATATATGTTTCTAACATTAATAGAACTGAGGCTCACATTGAAAGGATTGGATCAGTCATTGAAGCGACTGCTAAATACCTTTACCACCCTCGACTTATCCTCCAATAGATTCTCTGGGAACATTCCACCTTCTATAGGGAATCTTAACTCTCTTAGATACTTGAATCTATCTTACAATACCCTCACAGGGCATATACCTTCATCTCTAGGGCGTATGAGTATCCTCGAGTCATTGGACTTGTCTTCAAACATACTGGATGGAGATATTCCAGATGAATTGTCAAGGTTGACATTTCTTGAAAAGTTAAATCTTTCGATGAATAATCTTGAGGGGAAAATACCACAGTCCACTCAACTTTCCACGTTTGGTAACGAATCATATGTTGGAAACGCAGGATTGTGTGGATTTCCATTGATGAAAGAATGTGATCCGACCGTTGgaataccaccaccaccaccgtaTGTGGAAGTGGAATCAGATAGGGAGATTAAGTGGGAGTATGTGTTTGCTGCTGCTGGATATGTTGTGAGCTTAGGAATCTTTTCCTGGTTGATTTTATTTAGCCCAAGTTTCAGGTACATATACTCTGAGAAAGTTGACGATGTTTTCGAGAAAATCATAGAGTGTTGTCAGCGCCGTAAGAAAAGAGAGAGACGAAGAAGAGCTTTGAGGAATCAGGCTAGAAGACAGCAGAGAGGATGA
- the LOC121760930 gene encoding receptor-like protein Cf-9 homolog, whose protein sequence is MLQQLDLTNNKISGNIPNEIGALTKLQSLDMSVNNLSGNIPKEISALTNLQALGMSSNDFSGYMPREIGNLTVLQTLYLSTNKLSGPIPSTFWHQSGLVDLALGSNNLSGEIPPSICNLRSLQVLYLSDNNLEGSIPDCMGNLSTSLVILPLNENKLSGLIPSSTFTKGCSLQSINLDGNKLEGTLPQTLVNCQDLQAINIGDNEIRDVFPVWMETLPLLRIYILRLNKFDGAILGSSNTENPFPKLQVLDVSHNVFVGSLPDRYFKHFRGMIDSKENYTDDEENLFVESISLILTLKGLDQLLERLLTTFTIINLYNHLLEGQIPQSNQLSTFGNESYMGNAGLCGFPLTRKCDRSDEKPSLQQEDDGESGFVNGFGWQPVVLGYGCGFIIGVFMGCGIIHYERPRWLLKFIFG, encoded by the exons ATGCTTCAACAGTTGGACTTAACTAACAACAAGATAAGTG GTAATATTCCAAATGAGATTGGTGCTCTCACTAAATTACAATCTTTGGACATGAGTGTGAACAACTTAAGTG GCAATATTCCAAAAGAGATCAGTGCTCTTACTAATTTACAAGCTTTAGGTATGAGTTCCAACGACTTTAGTGGCTACATGCCAAGAGAAATTGGGAACTTGACAGTGCTTCAAACGTTGTACCTTAGTACGAACAAGTTAAGTG GTCCTATTCCATCCACCTTTTGGCATCAATCAGGGTTGGTTGATTTGGCACTAGGTTCCAACAACTTAAGTGGAGAGATTCCACCATCCATTTGCAACTTGAGATCCCTTCAAGTACTTTATTTATCAGACAATAATTTGGAAGGATCAATTCCAGATTGTATGGGAAATTTGAGCACATCTCTAGTAATCCTCCCTTTGAATGAAAATAAACTTAGTGGCCTCATCCCatcatcaacattcacaaagGGTTGTAGTCTTCAGTCAATCAATCTAGATGGAAACAAATTGGAAGGAACACTACCTCAAACCCTAGTCAACTGCCAGGATCTCCAGGCCATCAACATTGGTGATAATGAAATACGAGATGTGTTTCCCGTTTGGATGGAAACACTCCCTCTACTTCGCATCTACATCTTGAGGTTAAACAAGTTCGATGGTGCGATATTGGGATCTTCAAACACGGAGAATCCATTTCCAAAGTTGCAAGTCTTGGATGTATCACATAATGTGTTTGTTGGCTCTCTACCTGATAGATATTTCAAGCACTTTCGAGGAATGATAGATTCCAAGGAAAACTATACTGATGATGAAGAAAATTTGTTTGTAGAATCCATATCGTTGATTCTCACGTTGAAAGGATTGGATCAGTTATTGGAGCGACTACTAACAACTTTTACGATTATCAACTTATACAACCATCTCTTGGAG GGACAAATACCTCAATCTAATCAACTTTCGACATTTGGGAACGAATCATATATGGGAAATGCAGGATTGTGTGGGTTTCCATTGACGAGAAAATGTGATAGGAGCGATGAAAAACCATCGTTGCAGCAGGAAGATGATGGCGAGTCTGGTTTTGTGAATGGATTTGGTTGGCAACCAGTTGTGTTGGGGTATGGATGTGGGTTCATAATTGGAGTGTTTATGGGCTGTGGAATTATTCACTATGAAAGGCCAAGATGGttattgaaatttatttttggttGA
- the LOC121760153 gene encoding receptor-like protein 52, with the protein MTTLKFKPIMDRYFHLYLLITSLLLLQWLIDYSSANSDINPDRSSLIAFKSRISSDPHNILSQNWRNESNICSWMGVTCDSRYNRVTQLNISSMGLVGTIPQEIGNLSFLVSLDVSENSFHGPIPTSIFNMSTLEVLDLRNNSLSSSLPVDMCKHNLHRLKRLRISYNKLFGEIPSSLEHCSQLEFVSLVSNNFSGIVPTQIGNLTLLQVFGLSTNKLSGNIPKEIGYLKNLQGLGMSFNEFSGPIPATIYSMTSLEYFDFASNDLNGSLSRDIGNMTSLRRIGLEGNNLIGEIPKEIGGLANFERLSMCCNIISGSVPREIGNLTAMFGIYLHNNALSGPIPKEIGRLVNLWELQLEYNYHINGSLPKEIGNLTSLSYLLLNDNKLSGEIPKEIFLLNNLLQLNIGSNQLSGSLPREIGNNTSIQDLWLHFNNLSGPIPSTFVNQSGLVNFALRSNNLSGEFPPSICNLRSLRILYFSDNNLEGALPDCLGNLGSSLVIFHLNANKLNGLIPSTFAKGCSLQSINLKGNKLEGTLPQTLINCQDLRGIDISDNEMRGMFPFWMERLPHLRILLLRSNNFNGTMLVATNSNTEKPFPKLQVLDVSENAFVGSLPDRYFKNFQGMIDAKENQTDDGALFLRFLEMTLTIKGLDQLLQRLLTTFTTIDLSSNRFSGSIPPSVGNLNSLRYLNLSHNTIEGHIPPSFGGMSLLESLDLSSNKLEGQIPGELARLTFLAKLNLSMNNLKGQIPQSTQLSTFGNETYVGNAGLCGFPLTKKCDQSDGKPSLPQEDDDESGFVNGFGWQPVVLGYGCGFIIGVLMGYGIIHYEKPKWLVKFL; encoded by the exons ATGACTACTTTAAAATTCAAGCCTATAATGGATAGATATTTCCATCTCTACCTCCTTAtaacatcactcttacttcTTCAATGGCTGATTGATTATAGCTCAGCCAATTCAGATATCAACCCTGATCGTTCTTCACTTATTGCCTTCAAATCTCGAATATCTTCAGATCCCCATAATATATTATCCCAAAATTGGAGAAACGAAAGCAATATCTGTAGTTGGATGGGAGTTACATGTGATTCTCGCTATAACAGGGTGACTCAGTTGAATATATCGTCTATGGGTCTTGTCGGAACCATTCCACAAGAAATCGGAAATCTTTCTTTTCTCGTTTCTTTAGATGTGAGCGAGAACTCTTTTCATGGTCCTATTCCCACATCTATTTTCAACATGTCAACTTTAGAAGTCTTGGATTTGAGGAATAATAGTTTGTCTAGTAGTTTACCGGTTGATATGTGCAAACACAATCTCCATAGGCTTAAGAGACTTCGTATTTCTTACAACAAGTTGTTTGGGGAAATACCATCGAGTTTGGAGCACTGTTCACAACTTGAGTTTGTTTCTTTGGTAAGCAACAATTTCAGTGGAATTGTGCCAACTCAAATTGGGAACTTGACATTGCTTCAAGTGTTTGGCCTTAGTACCAACAAGTTGAGCG GTAATATTCCGAAAGAGATTGGTTATCTTAAGAACTTACAAGGTTTGGGCATGAGTTTCAATGAGTTTTCAGGCCCTATACCTGCAACTATTTACAGCATGACTTCCTTGGAGTATTTTGACTTTGCATCGAATGATTTGAATGGATCGCTATCAAGAGATATTGGAAACATGACATCCCTTCGCAGAATAGGCCTCGAAGGAAATAATCTAATCG GTGAAATTCCAAAAGAGATCGGTGGACTTGCTAATTTCGAGCGATTGAGCATGTGTTGCAACATAATTAGTGGTTCAGTGCCAAGAGAAATTGGGAACTTGACAGCCATGTTTGGTATATACCTTCACAACAATGCTTTAAGTG GTCCTATACCAAAAGAGATTGGTCGTCTTGTTAATTTATGGGAGCTGCAGTTGGAGTACAATTATCATATCAATGGATCATTGCCAAAGGAAATTGGAAACTTGACATCCCTTTCCTACTTATTGCTTAACGATAATAAATTGAGTg GTGAAATTCCAAAAGAAATTTTCCTTCTCAATAATTTATTGCAATTGAACATCGGAAGCAATCAACTTAGTGGATCATTGCCGAGAGAAATTGGCAACAACACAAGCATTCAAGATTTGTGGCTTCACTTCAATAACTTAAGTG GTCCAATACCATCCACCTTTGTGAATCAATCAGGTTTGGTTAATTTTGCACTACGTTCCAACAACTTAAGTGGAGAGTTTCCACCATCCATTTGCAACTTGAGATCCCTCAGAATTCTCTATTTCTCAGACAATAATTTGGAAGGTGCACTTCCAGATTGTCTGGGAAACTTGGGCTCATCCTTGGTAATCTTCCATTTGAATGCGAATAAACTTAATGGCCTCATCCCGTCAACATTCGCAAAGGGTTGTAGTCTTCAGTCAATCAATCTGAAGGGAAACAAATTGGAAGGAACACTTCCCCAAACCCTAATCAACTGCCAGGATCTGCGGGGCATCGACATTAGTGATAACGAAATGCGAGGCATGTTTCCCTTCTGGATGGAAAGACTCCCTCACCTTCGCATCCTTCTCTTGAGGTCAAATAACTTCAATGGAACGATGTtggtggccacaaactcgaacACTGAGAAGCCGTTTCCCAAGTTGCAAGTCTTGGATGTATCAGAGAATGCGTTCGTTGGTTCTCTACCTGATAGATATTTCAAGAACTTTCAAGGTATGATAGATGCGAAGGAAAACCAGACCGACGATGGAGCTTTGTTTCTACGTTTTTTAGAGATGACACTCACAATAAAAGGATTGGATCAGTTATTGCAGCGATTGTTGACAACCTTCACAACTATCGACTTATCCTCTAACAGATTCTCTGGGAGTATTCCACCTTCGGTAGGGAATCTTAACTCTCTTAGATACTTGAATTTGTCTCACAATACAATTGAAGGACATATACCGCCATCTTTTGGAGGTATGAGTTTGCTCGAGTCGTTGGACTTGTCTTCGAACAAATTGGAGGGACAAATTCCGGGTGAATTGGCAAGGCTGACATTTCTTGCGAAGTTAAACCTTTCGATGAATAATCTCAAGGGACAAATACCACAATCTACTCAACTTTCCACATTTGGCAACGAAACATATGTGGGAAATGCAGGATTGTGTGGATTTCCATTGACGAAAAAATGTGATCAGAGCGATGGAAAACCATCGTTGCCGCAAGAAGATGACGATGAGTCTGGTTTTGTGAATGGATTTGGGTGGCAACCAGTTGTGTTGGGGTATGGATGTGGGTTCATTATTGGAGTGCTTATGGGCTATGGAATTATTCACTATGAAAAGCCAAAATGGTTGGTGAAATTCCTTTAA
- the LOC121760335 gene encoding receptor-like protein 12 gives MDRSSLLYFLVTSLFLLQCLIGYSSANLDINTDRSSLISFKSRISLDPHNILTRNWSSESNICSWIGVTCDSRYNRVTLLNISSMGLVGTIAPEIGNLSFLVSLNLSENSFHGPIPSSIFNMSFLEVLNLRNNSLSCSLPFDMCKHNLHRLNKLHISYNVLYGEIPSSLEHCSKLDYLSLRSNNFSGHLPAQIGNLTLLRVLYLGVNNLRGNIPKEIGYLTNLLRLSVRVNEFSGSLPKEIWNMTSLTNLLLSNNELSGPIPSPNFVNQSGLHALDLYSNNLIGEIPPSICYLRSLLILDLSRNNLEGSLPDCLGNLSMSLRMLHVDENKLTGAIPSTFTKGCKLELIHLNGNKLEGTLPQTLINCQGLGAIDIGDNEIRGAFPFWMETLPQLRILVLRSNKFDGTMAVASNSEQPFPKLQVLDASHNAFVGSLPDIYFKNFRSMINVKVKKNDDGDILFHDMIDLTLTLKGLDQFLDRLLSTFTTIDLSSNKFSGSIPISLGNLNSLIFLNLSHNALKGHIPSSLGGMKCLESLDLSSNKLDGEIPSGLARLTFLSKLNLSMNNLEGQIPQSTQLSTFGNGSYVGNAGLCGFPLTKKCEKSDGKPTPQQVESDREIEWDYVFAAAGYVVGIGIFSWLLLFCRSFRYKYFERVEDVFEKIFERCQRRKKRERRRRAVRNQTRQK, from the exons ATGGATAGGTCTTCCCTTCTCTACTTCCTTGTTACAtcactctttcttcttcaatgCCTGATTGGTTATAGCTCAGCCAACTTAGATATCAATACTGATCGTTCTTCACTTATTTCTTTCAAATCTCGAATCTCTTTAGATCCCCATAACATATTGACCCGAAATTGGAGCAGTGAGAGCAATATTTGTAGTTGGATCGGAGTTACTTGTGATTCTCGTTATAACAGGGTGACTCTGTTGAATATATCATCCATGGGTCTTGTAGGAACCATTGCACCAGAAATCGGAAATCTTTCTTTTCTCGTTTCTTTAAATTTGAGCGAGAACTCATTTCATGGTCCTATTCCCTCATCTATTTTTAACATGTCATTTTTAGAAGTTTTGAATTTAAGGAATAACAGTCTGTCTTGTAGCCTACCGTTTGATATGTGCAAACACAATCTTCATAGATTGAACAAACTACATATATCTTACAACGTGTTGTATGGGGAAATACCATCGAGTTTGGAACATTGTTCCAAGCTCGATTATCTTTCTTTGCGCAGCAACAACTTCAGTGGACATTTGCCAGCACAAATTGGGAACTTGACATTGCTTAGAGTACTATACTTGGGTGTCAACAATTTAAGAG GTAATATTCCAAAAGAGATCGGTTATCTTACTAACTTACTACGCTTGAGCGTGAGGGTCAACGAGTTCTCAGGATCATTACCGAAGGAAATTTGGAACATGACATCTCTTACCAACTTATTGCTTAGCAATAATGAATTAAGTG GTCCGATACCATCCCCCAACTTTGTTAATCAATCCGGGCTGCATGCCTTAGATCTCTATTCCAACAACTTAATTGGAGAGATTCCACCATCCATTTGCTACTTGAGATCCTTATTGATCCTCGATTTATCAAGGAATAATTTGGAAGGATCACTTCCAGATTGTCTGGGAAACTTGAGCATGTCCCTGAGGATGCTCCATGTGGATGAAAATAAACTTACCGGCGCCATCCCATCAACATTTACAAAGGGTTGCAAACTTGAGTTAATCCATCTGAATGGAAACAAATTGGAAGGAACACTTCCCCAAACCCTAATCAACTGCCAGGGTCTGGGAGCCATCGACATTGGTGATAATGAAATACGAGGCGCGTTTCCCTTTTGGATGGAAACACTCCCTCAACTTCGCATCCTCGTCTTGAGGTCAAATAAGTTCGATGGTACAATGGCAGTGGCTTCAAATAGTGAGCAGCCATTTCCGAAGTTGCAAGTCTTGGATGCATCGCATAATGCATTTGTCGGTTCTCTACCTGATATATATTTCAAGAACTTTCGAAGCATGATAAATGTCAAGGTAAAAAAGAACGATGATGGGGATATTTTGTTTCATGATATGATAGATTTGACGCTCACATTGAAAGGATTGGATCAGTTTTTGGATCGACTGTTGTCAACCTTTACAACTATCGACTTATCCTCCAACAAATTCTCTGGGAGCATTCCGATTTCTTTAGGGAATCTTAACTCTCTTATATTCTTGAATTTGTCTCACAATGCCCTCAAAGGACATATACCATCATCTCTTGGAGGTATGAAGTGTCTTGAGTCATTGGACTTGTCTTCAAACAAACTGGATGGAGAAATTCCAAGTGGATTGGCAAGGTTGACATTTCTTTCGAAGTTAAACCTTTCAATGAATAATCTTGAGGGGCAAATACCACAGTCTACTCAACTTTCCACATTTGGAAATGGATCGTATGTGGGAAATGCAGGCTTGTGTGGATTTCCATTGACGAAAAAATGTGAGAAGAGCGATGGTAAACCAACACCGCAGCAAGTGGAATCAGATAGGGAGATTGAGTGGGATTATGTGTTTGCTGCTGCTGGATATGTTGTGGGCATAGGGATCTTTTCTTGGCTGCTTTTATTTTGTCGAAGTTTCAGGTATAAATACTTCGAGAGAGTTGAGGATGTTTTTGAGAAGATCTTTGAGCGTTGCCAGCGCcggaagaaaagagagagacGAAGAAGAGCTGTGAGGAATCAGActagacaaaaataa